In the Arachis stenosperma cultivar V10309 chromosome 8, arast.V10309.gnm1.PFL2, whole genome shotgun sequence genome, TTGATCAATTAAGGTTTCCCTGTTTGATTACTCCCAATTAGAGCTATTATTGCCTGATTCAGCAGTCTGCCATATATTTGTACGACAGTGTTTTAAGGTATAATAACTATTATATTACTATTATTTACAAAATGACAATTATAttgcatttttcttttgctatATTTTatcgtcttttttttttcttttttagtttatttattcCCAATGAAAATTTCTCTGGGCTCTGTTTATTCATTGAAGGGTGCATGAGTGATTGGGCCCACTAGCTTTTTATGATGATATTAATGTTAGGGAATGTTGATATTAAATACTGTATGAGTAAAAGTGGTCTGAAGTTCCTTTTGGTTTGTTCTCCATTTGAATTGAAGACAGTCTACTTGAGTCTATATGAGTCAACATTTGTCATCTACTTGACTGCTTAGTCTTCTTCACCATAATTAGCCTATCTAAACACATTTAGTGGATATTATGCACATTTAGTTAAGCCTAATGTGTATAGTAATCATATGCAAGTGAGATTGTTTTAGTAGTGACTTTTATTAGTCAAAGGTGCTTGCTCTCTTTATTGTTCTCAGTAACTTTTAGCAGTTGATTGAGTTGAAATGTCTGCCTATTGGATAATTGGCAGGTGCTGGATGATTTGCACTTATTATTCAAACATGCTTGCTCTTTTCGATGAATAGTGAATGATTTTTCTTGGTTTGAGTAACGGTTGATAAAGTTGAAGTGTCCATCTATTGCATAATTTCTAGGAGCAAAATGTGAAAATGATTCGTACATTAACCATATGTATGTAGAATTTGAAATGTGGAGTCAGTTAACTTGTATTAATGAGAGACTAGTAGTATTTATTGTTGCATTGAATACTTAgctgagttttttttttcatatgaaaGCACTTTTATATGGACATGGTGACATGTGCTGTCTATCATATCAAAATATTCAAGTGCTTTGAGCAAATGTTGTTTGGATGACAATTAATAGTTTCAAATAGTTTTATTGTGAAACAATTCTGTTGCCCTTACTTTTCATTTGTTCCTCTTCTTCAGGTAATCATGGTGCAGAAGCGTCCATTTGATGCTGAGGAGATGCTCGAGGTTTCcttcaaacaccagaaacatgcAGAACCCAGTGATCAGCTTGTTTCATTTTCTGAATCTGTTTTTCCTGATGATGATTGCCACACCCATATGCCTCAAACTTCAGGTGGGATTTAGTCTCAACCCCAGACAAAAAGTTCAGAAACAAACTGTAAATTGACATAATAAACAATGCTTTTTCAAACAGTTTCAAGTTTCTGATCAATTGAACTTCTAATTCTAGTGGTTTCTGCACTAGTACTCAACCACTTACCTATGAGGCATCATATTAATTGGATATGACCTATTTTATTACTGAGGAGTAGGCTGTTTGCTTAAgttagtatttttgtatttgattgtgGGGTCAACCTTAATGTTACAATGTTGGAGATATTCCTTTGTTACTTTTATGAAGGGAATTGGACTGCCACAGTTCTGACATCATCTTGTACTGTTGTCTGAGATTTTCCTTGTTCCataaaatatatcttaatcTTGTCTACCTCATCATTTGTAGAGGGCGGATATGGGCAAGGTAGTAATGAAGGTATTGAGAAGCTTGCTGGTGAAAGTATCGGTAAAGGCCCTAGAGGGGCTGAGGATTCTGAAGCTAGTTTTCCTGTAGCTTGGGCTACCAGTAGCACTACTGAACAAGTTGTCAAGTCAGAGTCACCTGTTCATCTTGCTCTTTTTCCTGAGTATTTCCATTCAGAACCATCTGTACATGTTGCTCTTTTCCCTGAGTATTTCAGTCCAGAGAAACCATTTAGGACATTGGCTCGCTATGAGGACATCTATTCCATACTCATTGAAAATCCTCCTCGCAAACTTGTATCTATGGGAGCTAACCATCAGGCTGATATTCCAGTTTGGGATTCTTCGGTTGCTATTGACAGACCAAATGCCTCTGAAGATGTCTCCAATCTAGGCTTCCCCATTGGAGATGATGAGAAAAGACTGGTGGGGACATGTATAATCCCAATGCCTCAGATGGAGTTGTCTTCTGACAATGATGATGTTGGAAAGGGCAGAACCAATTGTTGGTGTGAAGATAGAGGATCCATCAGATGTGTTAGACAGCATATAgcagaagaaagagaaagactTTTGAAAGAGTTTGGGCATGAGAAGTTTGATGAATTGGGGTTCAATGACATGGGAGAACGTGTGGCAGAAAAATGGAGTGCAGAAGAAGAACGCCTATTTCATGAAGTTGTCTTCAATAATCCAGTTTCCCTTGGCAAGAATTTCTGGCACTATCTCTCCATTGCTCTCCCTTCACGAAGCAAAAAAGAAATAGTTAGTTACTACTTTAACGTCTTCATGCTTCGAAAGCGGGCAGAGCAGAACAGAAACGATGCCTTGAGCATTGACAGTGATAATGATGAATGGCAAGGTAGTGATGGCATTGACATTGCAACTCGAGAGGAAGATGAGGATGACTCTGTTGTAGATTCTCCAGTCGATCAGAATGATATTGGTTTTACCAGCTGCCATGAAAATGATCAACTTGATTATGATGATGAGTTTGCTGCAGATGAAATTTGTGCTGTTAATGGAACTGTAGATTTGACCAAAAGGAACATTGATGATGAGGATGATTCTAAATATGATGCTGTGTCTGTGGTGAGAAGCACTGTCCCAAACCGATTTTGTCCTCCAATACAACCTCATGATCAGACTATTCACAAGGATGATGAAAATGTTAAAGATGAAACATGCACTTTTTCTGACGCCATAGTGTCCTCACAGGAGACCAGAGCGAAGTGCAGTGCTGAAGGTGATCAATGGTGTGGTAACTATAATGAGGTGGCAAGTAATGCCTATAGCAATGGCCATGTGTTGGAGCCTTGCGATGCAAAAGTGTGGGATCCTGCATTTTTGTCTTGCTCTAAAAGTAAGATTGACTTCTTGCCCACTTGCAACATGATAGAAGAAATCTTTGGAGATGGAAGAAGGCAAGACATGAGAAAAGGTTGAATTGATCCTAGGCTTTTGTTTGAAGTA is a window encoding:
- the LOC130944197 gene encoding uncharacterized protein LOC130944197, encoding MVQKRPFDAEEMLEVSFKHQKHAEPSDQLVSFSESVFPDDDCHTHMPQTSEGGYGQGSNEGIEKLAGESIGKGPRGAEDSEASFPVAWATSSTTEQVVKSESPVHLALFPEYFHSEPSVHVALFPEYFSPEKPFRTLARYEDIYSILIENPPRKLVSMGANHQADIPVWDSSVAIDRPNASEDVSNLGFPIGDDEKRLVGTCIIPMPQMELSSDNDDVGKGRTNCWCEDRGSIRCVRQHIAEERERLLKEFGHEKFDELGFNDMGERVAEKWSAEEERLFHEVVFNNPVSLGKNFWHYLSIALPSRSKKEIVSYYFNVFMLRKRAEQNRNDALSIDSDNDEWQGSDGIDIATREEDEDDSVVDSPVDQNDIGFTSCHENDQLDYDDEFAADEICAVNGTVDLTKRNIDDEDDSKYDAVSVVRSTVPNRFCPPIQPHDQTIHKDDENVKDETCTFSDAIVSSQETRAKCSAEGDQWCGNYNEVASNAYSNGHVLEPCDAKVWDPAFLSCSKSKIDFLPTCNMIEEIFGDGRRQDMRKG